In Glycine max cultivar Williams 82 chromosome 10, Glycine_max_v4.0, whole genome shotgun sequence, the DNA window ATATAGGATCCTGAACAAGAATCTCAAGGTTACTAAAATGGAAATGGAGATGACCTTATCCATCAAGGTTATGGCTTGTCCATTTAGGTGAATATCTGCATCAAGTTTCCTTGATTTTTATAGTAGAAGATATCGCGTGGCTACAAGATATTTTCAGTCACCCACATCCGCAAAAATCAACTTTTAATTTTCTGTGAAATTTCTTTTGCTGCATTGCTTGTGAATTGTCGTGGAGAAGGGGCTTCACAAGTATGcactagttttatattttttaagaatttaaattcTTCTGGTCACTCAAGAAGGATGCCACACTTTGAAAAGCAATGTTTTCTCACGTGTGAAAAGATTTAACACGTTTTATTTAATGACAAAAAGGAGATTCAGTGGtggttcaagaatcaagacaaCGTTGGATATTGATACCTGcataataaaaaagagagagaaagagacagAATCAAAGAGCCACATCAGTTTCAATGGGAATCTACCTCCTTGAAATGGAATTGGTATAAAAATCATGAGTATATACTTTTAGTTTCCACATCAGTGATTCAGTACTTTTGTCCCATGATGGTTTGAAAGGCCAAAAGTACACTAAGATGGGTGGTTAATGGTTGGACATTCCTAAATATTCAATAAATCTGAGAAATGTATGATGACATGAAATGGTTAATAATACATGTCGTGTATCCTTTTTATAGATAAGTGGGTGATAGGGGCATTTTATTTGAGTTAGGTAGAAATAAGGACAAAAATCTTGCACTATTGTAGGTGTCCTTCTTGGTGAATAGTggtctctttttccttttggtgatatatatatacaccttTCATTCTTCGTACCATTCTCATTAACTCATTATGAAATTGAGTGCTAACTAGTTGTCATTCTGTTAGTGTTAATTATCAGTTCAAAGAAAATCATGAGTTCATCTAACCAAAGCAGGTTTCTAGCAAATAAACCAAGGAATGAGGTTAATGTGCAGGGAGGCATCTTCATAATTGATGGTAAGAACAAATATAAAGTTAGTCTTGTTCTtagcataaaaaaatcaaggtATATTTTTGGTTGAGGCAAAACAAAGGAATACTAGGAAGAAAGTATCTtgcaaaatagatatttttgtcACTCCTCAGTTCTGTTTTCTAATCCACCAAATACTTTAGTCGAACTTTTCCAGTAGACATACCAACTCAATTTTTAAATTGGTATCCTTGGTTATTacctaaaataaattgatattttttgttgccaaatatttaaaattcatcttcaaaattgatattcttattgTGGGTGGTCTAAATACTCTATTCTTTGATCAAAATATTAgaagacaaaacaaaagaaaaatgaaggattttttttttataattaaactaGTCTGGTACAGTGCAATCTAATAGGTGTATCATTTGATAACACACGTTGAGTTTGTGAgagaaaagttaaatttaattttcacaaaataCATTCTTAGAAAAAACAACCAAGAATTAATGTCACTTATAGTTTATTTGTATAGTTCACTATCATCGATGAAGATTTAGTGTGCTAAGATTTTAGATTGGATGTGATATTAAGTGCTCATGAATCATTGATGATGATTagatatttattatcattattatttgaaaaaaggtTAATTATGTAACTTGAATGGCTTTGGAAGTGACATGTTTATTTCATATATCAAAAGATTTTTCCCCTTATTTTAAGGTCAATTTTAGCTAATTAAAGCTTGTAGtgacttatattaatttttttccctagTATCTACTTCCTTTATTTCTTGTGTAACATAAAACCAACTAAAGTTAAGAATTCCGCAGGAAACACAACATTTGTGATGAACTATGGGCGTTGGTCAGAAAAGCATAAGAGACTTATTTATGAGATGCGGAGTGCTTTAAATTTTCATAATGACCAAGTTCTTGATGACAAACTAGTGTTTCTTATAGAAACAGTCATGAAGCACTATTTTGAACTATTGGAGATGAATTCAAGTGCTGAAAATTTAGATGTCTTCAATGTTGCTTCTGCTATTTGGTGCACAACAGCTGAACGCAATTTGTGGTGGATTGGAGGCTTTCGCCCTTCTCAACTGCTTCAGGTAATGCTTGTTttacttaaaaacaaaactgtaaTTGGTTGGTGGggctaa includes these proteins:
- the LOC100777211 gene encoding transcription factor TGA4 yields the protein MSSSNQSRFLANKPRNEVNVQGGIFIIDGNTTFVMNYGRWSEKHKRLIYEMRSALNFHNDQVLDDKLVFLIETVMKHYFELLEMNSSAENLDVFNVASAIWCTTAERNLWWIGGFRPSQLLQVILPQVQHSCSQQQLSDIFNFVQSCQQAEDALAQGMEKLHQILDKASAAGDKGLKLTCVSQQMSFLKQADHVRQQFLIQLSRLLTICRYAEFLIAFGERLYKPQPWSSL